TTCCCTAGTATCCTGTAAAATCAGCTGCTAATAGTAGTCGGAATAAAATCATCCTCGGATTTTTCCCTTGTATCCGTTATGGAGAACACTCCACAACCTTAAGCTGATGGTACACTAGACAAGATGCTGCAAAATGAGAACCCAGCCCAACTCTTGTTACTGTCTGTTAAATAGTTTTTACCAAAAAATTGTCAGAATCAGGAACCCAGCACCTGACATGGATTTGCCAAACCCTCCATTTTGGAGCGATCACATTTCCTCTCCCGACTTACAAAACACACACTGTACGCGTCTTCCCTTAAAATATAGGTGCAGTCGACCAGCAAGAAGACAAAGAAGGATCAGCTTGAGCTGCTTGACTATACACAATTACACCTAATTATACAATTTATAGGAGAACACTTTAAGGACCACCATGAAGAGTGACATCTTAATGAAACCACACAATACGACACTGCTACTGGCTGCATACTGTATATATCATACCATATCCTAAATTAACAATTTTGAATTTATCCCCACAGCTCATTTTTACTTTTGAGATATTGTTGTAAAGATACTGTCACCCATTACTCCTACTCAAACAGTTTATACTTACAGCACTAATGAAATGACAGTCAAGAAGTTAAAAGTATGGGGGGGCCAAAACCAAGTTGATACTGTAAAATGTGGTGAGTAAATTCATTCGTACTTACATCCTTTAAATAGTAAACAGATTAGGACTGGAGAGGCATTCTCTGTACACACCATGTCATGTCACTGTGGATGTTACTGTCTGCAAGGTAGAGGTTAAACAGTTTGTACCTCTTTGTAGTACTCAAGAGCTACTACTACTCTTCATGCATCAATACTAATACTACACTAGTCTACCCAAATTCAGGTGTACTCTCTTACAGTCATCACATGGAGACTCTTCTCTGCTCCCTTCTCTTCCTAGAAATCCCACAGTGCGCGGGAGTAACTGCAAATTTAGGGCAAAGATAAACACATCAGACAGATAGAAGCATTAGTTATGGATATAGGGTTTCTGTTCAATGAGGAGTTACTTTGACTAGCAAAAATTGACTGACTGACTGAAAAGTAAAATTTACTACATACTCATGCAAGGTCTTTCCGTACACAAGCAACTAGCACTTACAAGAACAAAAAGTTGTCTACAATGGGTTGAGCTTATGCATAAGTACAAATGAGATCGAAATATAATCCCGTGGGTTTGAAACGGTGATCCAACTGACGGTCTGCTTACCATTGATCAGGCTGTTTCGAGAAGACAGCTATCTTGGATTTTTCCGAACACCATGGTCACTAAGAATAAAGCCATTTACACAGCTTTATTCTTAGCATCACAACTGCTGGGATTAAGTAGAAATATTAAGGTGTACAAATATCCCCACTCACATAGGTGTCAAAATAGCAATGACTCCAAAAAGACATTAGAGAAGTAACACTAAATAGTTCTAGAGACTGCGCAAAAGAAGAGCACATGCCTCATGGGGATTAAAATTTCAATTTATATTCAAAAAATTTGCAGGAATTTCTACATGATACTGTAGTGAAACAGTAAGAAGGGAGTCCAAGATTCTAAAGACTATATCTGTTAATATTCTATGGAGTTGGGATAACCACCAGATCAGTCCTTTCTCTAAAAGCCGCAACATCCGGCCGTGATACCAGAAGAAATACTTTCTTCTACTCAGGGCTCAAAGTCTAGATAGAGAAGAAATTGGATCAGAATGCATAGCCTAGTGGAGACAGAGGGAGAGGACCCGTACAATTTTGTCTTACCAGTTTCTCTAGGCATACAATGACCTAAACAAAAAGGACAAAATTCCATGATCGAAAACAAAATACTGTGAGTACTGAAATTTGGACACGACATCCCATGTCTCTTGAGGTGTCGATCTCTCAAACGATTTAGTGGACCAAACAAATCATTTAGTGGACCAAACAAATCACCATTGATAATTGAGGTTCGCCCAAATAAGTGAGAACCGTGCAATTTTGTTGAAGCAATTGTTATCACGGACCAGTTAAGAGAAACTACGAGGCCAAAAAAACCTAGTAGTAAAGAGCCCACAAATAGTATGTTATCAGCTACCTGAGGGACCCATCCACTAATAAACCCTGTTTCATGCATGAATAATTCCTAACAAACCAAAAAGAATCCAAAACAACTATACCCTAATTTGGGCAATTATTATGAAGTTAATGAAGTACCCTGTTTCATAGGGTAAAATGAAGTACCCGAACAAGTGGAACcgactaaaaaataataatatatgaaGTTAATAATTGTCCAAATTAAGGTGCAGTTACTTTTCAGGTAGTTTTCTAAACGTTTGTTAAGAATCATATGTTCATACTTCATTACTTCTCCTAGTACATATTATAAGCACCCATCTCCTATTTCCCATACCCTTCAAACGACAACAAAGATCAAACACACAAGCCCTGTTCTGCCTTACTAACTTGCACAGTTGGGATTTCATCCCCTCGTTTGATCAGCTCAGGATAAGACAAAGACTGAAACGAGGTTTAAACAACATGCCTGGAACAATGGaaatttatttttctcatttCACCTGAACCTAGTTCGCTCTAACTTCGCATCTTACTAGTCTCAGACAAGTCATTCAGGTTATTCTTCTCACATGAGTTAAACCAATTTAAGAGCTACTTTAGTGTTGGGTGATCTTTTTATACCTTAGCACGACACCAACAAATTAGGCACTAGAGTATTTACACATAGGCAGTTAGGCACCACAAAAGCTGGTGCAGTTGGGGTTTCAAACTCATTACAGATATAAGTACTTCTAACCAATGGACAGAAGGAGATTAATGCAGAACTAGAGATATATGCAGCAAGTATATGACCCATACTAAATGGGGTGAACCACCCTCTATCCACATTCACTGCATTTATTCCTTCgaaatttgttcttttttataatcttttgatacacaataagaaaaagtcatagatttttaaaatatgatttttaaaaGTAACGCAAATAAGAAGGAGAATGACTCACCTAGCAGGTAAGCTCGGGAGTATAAACACCACCATGCCCAACTCTCTGATCATCAATCTGGATACGTTTCAGTTTACAGCTCAGCCTTAATTCAAGAATGATTGACAGTTAGATAAGCTAAAATAAGTTGTCAGAGGTGATGGATAGATAGTTTTTGGTCCAGCATAGATACGAACAATAACATAAGGTAACTACAGGGAATCTTTCACAACTTTCAAAGGTTTGTAACGATGTACAAATTACAAAAGAAAACAAGTTGAGGACCTCCTGATTTTTCCAAGCCAAGCCAAGTCAGACTCAAGAAGATCACGTCAATGAATTACACCAACCATGAATACACAGCTTTAGGTCAATTTTGATATcatcataaaataaaatataaccgAAGAACTCTTTCGGCCCAGGCTCAGTTTGAACTATGCATACATGGCAATATGAAAAACGAAAAAGGTCCCAGTGTCACAGGCTGATAATGTTTGGCATGTTTTACTACAGTTAAGATCACAGAACTCAAAAAAGAAAACCAGCAATTGACCAAGTTGGAATTTCTTGATCTTGTCCACACCCCACCCCATCTATAATCAATGAGAATAATAAAGGCTGCTACACAAAATTGCCAATTATAGATATGAAAGCTTTACCAAGCTTCCTTCAAATTGTTAGACTGTTGGTCCCTTTGAAAGCAGTAGATCACCTAAACCAAGTCGATGATGatctaaataaaaattaaactGATTCAAGCTAGTACTGTAATTTAGCACTTTGAAGTAAAAGCTTAAAACCATCTATAAGTATTTCCATTTTTTATAGACCTCCATGTCTGTGACTAGGAAAAGGATAATACTGGCATGACTTACGCAAAACACTGATCTAATCCCGGATTTAACAGCATGCTATGCCCTGACATATTTCGAAGTATATGTTATTATGGACCAGTTAAGAGGACTGCATGACCAGGAAAGTACTAGTAGACTGAACCAATAATATAATTAACTGTTTGAGGGGTCTTACACTCACtacaaagaaaaatcaatttcatacttctcTATCCAAACAATGAAAAACTATGTTGTTCATGGCTGTTTTGTTCATCTTCTTAACTATCGTAAGGCAAATGAGAAGATAAGATCCTAAACATACAGAATAGTACAGGATGAGGGTCACGTGAGTAAAACGAGGCATAAAAGATAtctcatcatcctccaaattaGAGTGGGCAAACAACGGTTGAGATTAAACATGTGAGGCCTAATTTTCCCTACCCTACATGTTTACGATTTTATCCACTCGTTTGCCTAGCTCTTGTTAAGATGCTGCGTCAAACGAAGAATGGATAACATGCATGGAACATTGCGCATCTAGTGTTTGCAGTTCACCAGGATCTAGCTTGTATTGTAACTTCTGTTACTTCTACTAGATAAGCCAAGGTTAATTATCTCACATGTTATACCTGATCCAAGATCCAGTTTAGCGTGGATGGTTTGTTAATATTGTGTTCTGAGTTTTTGAGAACATAACCAACGAGAATTAGCCACTGGATTATCTCCATGTGGACACCAAAAGAAGTGGGCTACAGCTGTCAGCTGGGTTTCCAACTGTGGGTTTGATAACATTTCTCCTTTTTAAACATTAATGCTTCAATACAAGAACTAAACTGGAGGCAATGTAATGGAAAAGATCATATAAGTTAAACTGTCACATGCTAATAGTTTAGGTTATCATGATAGATTAGGTATAAGATCAAGAAATTGCAAAAGTGGCGAGAAACACTTGACCAAGTTAATATTTCATAAGCATGCTCACTCCATATCCACATTGGGATCTCTACAAACTAGAATCAGGGAATAATGAAGGCTGCCAGTCGGTCTTACCTACCATAGAAATGAAAGCTTTCATCAAGCTTCCTTCAAACTGCTGGATACCCGATCCTTCCGGAGCCAGTAGTTAACCAGAAAAGAGTCAATGATGATCTAAGCAGAACATAAATTGATGTAAGTTGCTTTACAATATTAAGTTGCAACTAGCATGGAGACAAAGAAAATGATCACTAACCTGATTAATATGAGCAGCCACACAAGGAAGAACTAACAGCGCTGATTCACCCAAAGCACCATGGAGCTGTTCTACAACTGCTACCATGACAGGCAAGGTTTTCTACAGAAAGAAAGAGATGCTACTTCAATACTGACTCATGCGACGACATATCTCTTACACAATGAGAACCAAAATAACTACAGGTATGACACAGGACAAGCGAAATCTCCGATCTactataacaaaaaataaaataaaaaattgccAATCTACTACCCAATACATCATAGTTTCATTAAGTACACCCAATTTGACGACCTGATTATTTAGTATACACAGCAAATTGACATAGATGGCAATTTAAACTGTGATGCCCTTTCAAGATTCAGTCAGAATTAATATTTTGCTTATAATACAATTTTATAGACCTTACCTGGCTAGCAACGATTATGAGCGCACGAGCATTCCCTTTCTCTGAGAAAACAGAATCTTTACCACCAGTAGCAACTGATAGGCTCTGAACTGCGACTGTATTAAATGCTAGTAGAATGAGATGTGAAACCCTGCAATAGATGAATTGAGTCACGCTGTCAGTTATTAAGAAAATGATTAGACATTGAATGCATAAACAAGAATGTTGTGCCCAAATACAAGTTGATAGAACTCAATCAAAAATAGCTCATACTACtatatgaaaaataaataacaccatCAATATTAAAGCTAGTAATGAAGAATGATTGACATTTGATTTACATTCCAATTCCAATAGCTACAAGAAACATTGTTGGCTTGACCATcagcaacagtgatcttgatctACTCACTTGCATCCATGGAACCTGGATAATCACGATCAAGAAGACTTGTAACGGAGAGCCATAAACGAGAAAACAACATATAATCTCCTCACATCATGATTTAGGGTCTAAGAAACCCATCAGACCATATTTTAGGGCTGAATAAGTAAATTTGATTCATGTCATACAAAAAACTACTTCTGCTGATCTTTGAGTATATCGGAGTAGAGCAAGCTTTTACATAAAATCGATTGAACTTCCAACATATCAAATTTCCAGCAAATAAAGAGCTGTTATTAGTGGCTAGTGGATACTGAGGTGAACTTAGCCATATAATTATCAGCATAAGGTTGCAGATAGATCCATGGAATTCAAAATGTCAAATATTGATCAAAATGAATCAGGAGTATATGCCagggagaaaaaaaaatcagctcATCCACTGACATTAGTGCCGAACCTTTTAAATTTGAGCTGATCAGCACAAGAAACCAAATCCCTAACACttgaattttaaaaatatttgctaGTTACATATATGATTTTTCATTATGTCAAATTCAGCTAATTAAAATCTCAAtaaagaatacaaaaaatatgTCCAGATTAACTTACGAGACTAAGTAAGATTGCACTAAGCATGGATAACTTCTTGCGGTTTCGATCAACGAATTCTGACACTCCTACACAAAGCAAAGGAATAAGCAAGACAAGTATAAAAAGAGAAAACCCTTCTGTAAGTCACTACACATTGTGTACGTGGTACGCCTTTAATAAAGGATACTAAATATCTCTcatcaaatttaaaaaaaaaaaaacaaaaaaacaaaaaaaaaggtgcGACGGAAGTCGGAAAGACATACTCACCCTTGAAACAATCTCGAGAAACCTGTAAAAGTAAATAACTTATCAGGCTTCCAACAGCAACATCTGAAAGTTAATATCATATGTGTATATGTCAAATACAAGAACAAAATGGACATGCTTTGCTTTTACTAACCAAAAAGAGCTATTACCTTTCCCAACACTAGAGGGACAACAAGTGTGACAACAAGGCTTTTAAACAGTTGCTTAGTTGGTACAGATACGCCAACTCCATCAGCTATAAACTTTGAGATAGACAACGGAACCTATAAAATGAATGCCAGCAAACAATTTTAGTGACACTACATCTGCAGCAAAAAGAAAAGACTATTTTAATCTTGAAATTCTCATAGAACAAACTGAATTAACCATAAATACATAATATCACTACTAGTTTGAGATACTTACAGTCAAGATGCCAATCAGATTAGATATCACTGTTATTGCAAGAGCCAGAGTGGTATTCCCACCAGCAAGCTGTGAAtattcatgaccccttggttaaCTTCAATACTAAATGCACCAAGTAAATATCTTACATCACAGAACATTGAGCCGGCTTACCTGTGTCAATGCCACACCACTTGACAACGTTGTTGGCATGCAAGAGAAAACAGCTAGCCCTGCAAGACTTTGACAAATATTCCAGTATTAGTATACTAACAAGAATATCTTTCTTTAACCGTCAGCTCCAATCTAATAATGCTCAGCAAGCTTGCCTGTGACAAATTCTTGTGGTACCAGCTGAAGTTGTAAGATAACCTTTGAAAAGAAGGGCGTCAAAAGTAGAATAGAAACCtgcaacaacaaaataaaaaacgTTTATAAAGCTATAAAGAAATAGTAGAACACAGCAACAATTTATcatgttaaaaagaaaaaaaaagtcccGTTATCGCCATAAAATTTGCTGCTAGTTATCACTTATATGCCAACAAGAATTCTAAAATAGGTTTAAAAACAAGCTACGGAGTAAAGCGCAAACTCAAATTGAAAGAACATACAACATACATAAGGTGATTCAAGAAATTAAGGTCATACTAGCCCAAACAATCCTGCAGGCCAAGCTTCTGTGGCAGCTCCAATTTCTTCACTCCGCAACAACAACCCTAATACATCACAAAATAAGAAGTATTCTATGATACATGAAactaaaacgaaaaaaaaaaatccaacaacaAATTAAATATCACTTACCTGATATGAGAAAAATCCCAAATGTGCTGCACTTGGATACTGAATAATGATGTGCAAGACAACCAAGAGTAGGATTTACAAGCCCTGAAACTACTCCACTCACAAGAGCTAGAAAATTACACAAAAAACAGACCAGAAAATTATTCACTATCCAATTGACTCCAATCATTTCATTTGCTTAATCTATTCTGAATCTAAGCTAATGATTTGACCAACATTACCTAATGGAAGGAAATTAGTTCCAGCAAAATCCAACAAAGATTTATCCCACGAAACCGTCTTTGATGATATCCTCTTATCATGTTGATCTCCATTATCATTTACCTGATTGGAGCTTAGATTGGATTTGACAACAGTATGCGAAGAAATCGATCGATACAACCTAAGTGAATGTGAATTAGGGCAAGAAATTAAGAAATTAGGGGAGGATTTGATAAgattagatgatgatgatgatggaggtTTGAATAAGATTCGATGAGAAATTAAGGGTTTGAGATTTAATGTGTGGAGAGTTCCAGCCATTAGTAGAGAGATCTCCGGAAAGAGAAGTTTTTGCTCTGATTTTTGTGTTTATCCTCCGGTCTGGATGTTAATAGCCAAGGCCAACCAGTCCTGTTTAACCGATTTGAGTTCGCCAAGTTGACCAGGGCTAGTATTCATCAACCTGTTGACTTCTTAATCCAGGAACGGATCACTTCCTATTCCAGGTTAGGCCAGGCCAGGTCAAACGGGTCTTAGTTTCAGCTACCCAAAGAGCCCGTGAGGCTGTGCAGGCCAAGTAAAAACACTTACATGTTTGAATCATGTCCAAAGCCCATTCTAGCCAGGTAGTACAAATAAGCTACAAGCTTTTTGAACACCCCTAAATTGAGGGCCCTGGAAAATAATTGGTGCCCctagctacaggacaaaaaaaggtcatgaaatagtaattggggaTTATCTTTTATCCTCATtattttaaatggctaaactacccctaatcattagtggtaattaataattaagttaagttaattaattggtaattaaattagttagattaaaatctgatttaaggaataaattttgataattggaaaattgtgtttttgtgttgaagagaggaagaaagtgagttttgggggaaattttaggttatttgaaatgagtgattctagtggaggaaatgatgtaggtgaagattcaaacaacatacatgattgtgttgatggtgagactgtctcaactaatcctatggattggatgtttgatgaagagatgttaatagaggaagcttTGATAAATGATGCAAATGAAGATCATATTGCTTAAAATGAATGAACGAATTCTCCATATGAAGAACccggagctcaaaacaatcaggtaaacttcctatactcttcaaatcgcatgaatggtgctccaagtgatCGATTCATGGTCACTATGCAACAGCTCAGAGTGAGAGTCGTTAGGTCGAGTGTATAATAAACGAACGACCCTTATGAGTCGTTAGTGACTTAGCACACAAATATATGACTCCAAtatgcaggttatgaaaaatcgtcaaccaagtttGAAACAATTGACGACTCCAATCTgcagttatgaaaaatcgttaatctAGTTTGCAAAAGATGACGAATCCATCTTTTAGGTCATCTAGAGTCG
This portion of the Papaver somniferum cultivar HN1 chromosome 11, ASM357369v1, whole genome shotgun sequence genome encodes:
- the LOC113323395 gene encoding probable sodium/metabolite cotransporter BASS4, chloroplastic, translating into MAGTLHTLNLKPLISHRILFKPPSSSSSNLIKSSPNFLISCPNSHSLRLYRSISSHTVVKSNLSSNQVNDNGDQHDKRISSKTVSWDKSLLDFAGTNFLPLALVSGVVSGLVNPTLGCLAHHYSVSKCSTFGIFLISGLLLRSEEIGAATEAWPAGLFGLVSILLLTPFFSKVILQLQLVPQEFVTGLAVFSCMPTTLSSGVALTQLAGGNTTLALAITVISNLIGILTVPLSISKFIADGVGVSVPTKQLFKSLVVTLVVPLVLGKVSRDCFKGVSEFVDRNRKKLSMLSAILLSLVPWMQVSRSRSLLLMVKPTMFLVAIGIGMVSHLILLAFNTVAVQSLSVATGGKDSVFSEKGNARALIIVASQKTLPVMVAVVEQLHGALGESALLVLPCVAAHINQIIIDSFLVNYWLRKDRVSSSLKEA